One part of the Tunicatimonas pelagia genome encodes these proteins:
- a CDS encoding mannose-1-phosphate guanylyltransferase yields MKKKFQMNNNFALVMAGGVGTRLWPVSRQQFPKQFHDVIGIGESLLQSTFRRLQKICPTENIYIISNQDYYGLIKEQLSEITDDQILLEPDLRNTAPCVAYAFHKIAQKNPDANLIVSPADHLIVKENEFVRLATQALDIASKNDYLITFGIQPTRPDTGYGYIEYEKAKTDGVHKVAAFKEKPDRATAEEFLEQGNFVWNSGIFVWSRAAIQKSYEQNLPDVNALFTAGQDAYYTDQETDFIKSAYNTCINISIDYGILEKADNVYVMPADIGWTDLGTWKSIDGEQKKDEQGNSTLGEVMTYGTSNSFIKVPKDKIGVVQGLENYIVIMTDDALMICSKDEEQMVKKFLNDIKEKGLTAYV; encoded by the coding sequence TTGAAGAAAAAATTTCAAATGAATAACAACTTTGCGCTAGTCATGGCAGGTGGAGTTGGCACCCGTTTGTGGCCCGTCAGTCGCCAGCAGTTTCCCAAGCAGTTTCACGATGTAATTGGGATTGGCGAATCACTACTACAATCTACGTTTCGCCGCCTTCAGAAAATTTGCCCGACCGAAAATATTTATATCATTTCTAATCAGGACTACTACGGGCTAATCAAGGAGCAGTTATCAGAAATAACTGATGACCAGATTCTACTGGAACCTGATTTGCGGAATACTGCACCCTGTGTTGCTTACGCCTTTCATAAAATTGCTCAGAAAAACCCGGATGCTAACCTGATTGTCTCTCCCGCCGATCACCTGATTGTGAAGGAAAATGAATTTGTTCGGTTGGCTACCCAAGCCCTAGACATTGCTAGCAAAAACGATTACCTAATCACTTTCGGCATTCAACCTACCCGACCGGATACTGGGTACGGTTACATTGAGTACGAAAAGGCAAAGACAGATGGAGTACACAAAGTAGCCGCTTTCAAGGAGAAACCCGACCGGGCTACGGCTGAGGAATTCTTGGAACAAGGGAATTTTGTGTGGAACTCTGGTATTTTTGTCTGGAGTCGGGCGGCTATCCAAAAGAGCTATGAGCAAAACTTGCCTGATGTAAATGCTCTCTTCACAGCCGGTCAGGATGCTTACTATACGGATCAAGAAACTGATTTTATCAAATCCGCCTACAACACTTGTATCAACATTTCCATTGACTACGGCATTTTAGAAAAAGCCGATAATGTCTACGTAATGCCCGCCGACATTGGCTGGACTGATTTAGGAACCTGGAAGTCTATTGATGGTGAGCAGAAAAAAGATGAACAAGGTAACAGTACCTTAGGTGAGGTAATGACCTACGGCACTAGCAACTCCTTCATCAAGGTTCCAAAAGATAAAATTGGAGTGGTACAAGGCTTAGAAAATTATATAGTAATTATGACCGATGATGCCCTGATGATTTGCAGCAAAGATGAAGAGCAAATGGTCAAGAAATTTTTAAATGATATTAAAGAAAAAGGTTTAACCGCATACGTATAG
- the cysQ gene encoding 3'(2'),5'-bisphosphate nucleotidase CysQ, translating into MDVSVRIAPLLNIAITAGQKILEIYHDSDFSQVVNFKDDDSPLTLADSASHEIIVAGLKEHFSNIPIISEEGKDIAYEERKDWNPFWLVDPLDGTKEFIKRNGQFTVNIALIHNHRPVVGVIYTPVTEELYYASQEGYASDVNAGTFKRESSAEPYPLSVRHQAENRVAVRSSSHASEEEEAVLNEYGVTESMARGSSLKFCMVAEGKADIYYRHGPTMEWDTAAGQAIVEGAGGKVLQGTGPELFTYNKESLRNGSFLVLPKS; encoded by the coding sequence ATGGACGTATCCGTTCGGATTGCCCCTTTACTAAACATTGCGATTACTGCCGGACAGAAAATTCTGGAAATCTACCATGATAGCGATTTCTCGCAGGTAGTCAATTTTAAAGATGATGATTCCCCCCTCACCTTAGCCGATAGTGCCTCTCACGAAATTATTGTTGCGGGGCTCAAGGAACATTTTTCTAACATTCCAATCATCTCCGAAGAGGGGAAAGACATTGCTTACGAGGAGCGCAAAGATTGGAATCCTTTTTGGCTGGTTGATCCACTAGACGGCACCAAAGAATTTATTAAGCGTAACGGGCAGTTCACCGTTAACATCGCCCTAATTCATAATCACCGTCCGGTGGTAGGTGTTATTTACACCCCGGTTACCGAAGAACTGTATTATGCCTCCCAGGAAGGCTACGCCTCTGATGTTAATGCAGGAACGTTCAAGCGAGAGTCGTCGGCCGAGCCTTATCCGCTAAGCGTAAGGCATCAGGCTGAAAACCGAGTAGCCGTCCGTAGCAGCAGTCATGCTTCCGAAGAGGAAGAAGCCGTATTGAATGAATACGGCGTAACCGAAAGCATGGCTCGGGGCAGTTCACTCAAGTTTTGTATGGTAGCCGAAGGAAAAGCGGACATCTACTATCGCCACGGCCCGACGATGGAGTGGGACACCGCCGCCGGGCAAGCCATAGTAGAAGGTGCTGGAGGAAAAGTTCTGCAAGGTACCGGTCCGGAGTTGTTCACGTATAATAAGGAATCGTTAAGAAATGGCAGTTTCCTTGTACTTCCGAAGAGTTGA
- a CDS encoding D-glycero-alpha-D-manno-heptose-1,7-bisphosphate 7-phosphatase, with protein sequence MATTQKSICVFLDRDGVINRDRVNYAYELENFKILPGVPVALRMLRDAGFHRIVITNQSGIAKGVYTRQHMQACHDFMQMTTGHLVEKIYYAPHHPSVTESLTRKPDSLMLEKAIARFNADIGQSWMIGDAERDLIPANKLGLQTIRVVRESEDRKSEAKNEIETVGQYVVADLVGAVKIIVG encoded by the coding sequence GTGGCTACGACTCAAAAGTCAATTTGTGTTTTTTTAGATCGAGATGGAGTTATTAATCGTGATCGGGTGAATTACGCTTACGAACTGGAGAATTTTAAAATCTTACCAGGCGTTCCGGTAGCTTTACGGATGTTGCGGGACGCAGGATTTCATCGGATCGTAATCACCAATCAGTCGGGTATTGCGAAGGGAGTTTATACCCGCCAGCATATGCAAGCTTGCCACGATTTTATGCAGATGACGACTGGGCACTTAGTTGAAAAAATTTACTATGCACCCCATCACCCCAGTGTCACCGAATCGCTCACTCGGAAGCCTGACAGTTTAATGTTGGAAAAGGCCATTGCCCGCTTCAATGCTGACATTGGTCAATCGTGGATGATTGGCGATGCCGAACGCGACCTGATTCCGGCTAACAAGCTGGGATTGCAAACTATTCGAGTCGTAAGGGAGTCCGAAGACCGGAAATCGGAGGCTAAAAATGAAATAGAGACGGTTGGTCAGTATGTTGTTGCTGATTTAGTGGGGGCGGTGAAAATTATTGTCGGATAG
- the fcl gene encoding GDP-L-fucose synthase, with translation MEKEAKIYIAGHRGMVGSAIMRNLQGKGYQNFVTRRSAELDLRNQQAVADFFAEEKPDYVFLAAAKVGGIHANNTYRGEFLYDNLMIQNNVIHQSYVQGVKKLQFLGSSCIYPKMAPQPLKEEYLLTGLLEPTNEPYAIAKIAGIKMCENYRAQYGCDFISTMPTNLYGPNDNYDLNNSHVLPALIRKFHEAKESRAENVEIWGTGSPKREFLHVDDLAEACVYLMEHYSEPELVNIGTGEDIAIKDLALLIKDIVGFEGELTHDTSKPDGTPRKLMDVSKLHRHGWKHKISLREGITSVYQQYREEVAV, from the coding sequence GTGGAGAAAGAAGCGAAAATTTATATTGCCGGTCATCGAGGGATGGTCGGCTCCGCTATTATGCGAAACCTACAGGGCAAAGGTTACCAAAATTTTGTCACTCGCCGTTCGGCTGAGCTAGACTTGCGAAACCAGCAGGCAGTGGCCGATTTTTTTGCTGAAGAAAAACCAGATTACGTATTTCTGGCAGCAGCCAAAGTAGGCGGAATTCACGCCAACAATACCTACCGGGGCGAATTCTTATACGACAATCTGATGATCCAGAATAATGTGATTCATCAGAGCTACGTGCAAGGAGTGAAGAAATTACAATTTCTGGGTTCATCTTGTATTTATCCCAAAATGGCTCCTCAGCCTTTAAAGGAAGAGTATTTGCTCACCGGGTTGCTCGAGCCAACCAATGAGCCTTACGCCATTGCCAAGATTGCCGGAATCAAGATGTGTGAGAACTACCGCGCCCAGTACGGCTGCGATTTTATCTCTACCATGCCGACCAACTTGTACGGGCCTAACGATAACTATGATCTCAACAACTCCCACGTATTGCCCGCATTAATTCGTAAGTTCCACGAAGCCAAAGAAAGTAGGGCGGAGAATGTAGAAATTTGGGGAACAGGTAGTCCTAAGCGGGAATTCCTGCACGTGGATGATCTGGCGGAAGCTTGTGTTTACCTGATGGAACATTATAGCGAACCCGAACTGGTGAACATCGGTACCGGAGAAGATATTGCCATCAAAGACTTAGCCCTGCTAATTAAGGATATTGTCGGTTTTGAAGGTGAGCTAACCCATGATACTTCCAAACCCGACGGCACGCCCCGCAAACTAATGGACGTAAGTAAGCTCCACCGCCACGGCTGGAAGCATAAAATCAGCTTGCGCGAAGGCATTACCTCTGTCTACCAGCAGTATCGGGAAGAGGTAGCGGTTTGA
- the gmd gene encoding GDP-mannose 4,6-dehydratase, producing the protein MKKALITGVTGQDGAYLTEFLLEKGYEVHGIKRRTSLFNTDRIDHLYQDPHEKDLRLKLHYGDLTDSTNIIRIVQEVQPDEIYNLGAMSHVKVSFDTPEYTANVDGLGTLRILEAVRILGLEKKTKIYQASTSELYGLVQEVPQSEKTPFYPRSPYAVAKMYGYWITVNYREAYDMYAVNGILFNHESPLRGETFVTRKITRAAARIALGLQDCCYLGNMDAKRDWGHAKDYVQAMWLILQQEVAEDYVIATGMTTTVRDFVKMSFAELGIELAFEGTAENETGKVVSCSNPDYQLPEGKVVVQVDPTYYRPTEVELLIGDPTKAKEQLGWELEFDLKGLVEDMIQSDVELFKRDKFLLKGGHKVFNYHE; encoded by the coding sequence ATGAAAAAGGCACTTATCACGGGCGTAACTGGACAGGACGGCGCCTATCTTACTGAATTTCTGTTAGAAAAAGGTTACGAAGTACACGGCATCAAGCGTCGTACTTCATTATTCAATACCGACCGGATTGATCACTTATACCAAGATCCCCACGAAAAGGATCTTCGTCTGAAGCTCCACTACGGGGATTTGACGGACTCTACCAATATCATTCGAATTGTGCAAGAGGTGCAGCCTGATGAGATTTATAATTTGGGAGCGATGTCGCACGTAAAGGTGAGCTTCGATACACCGGAATATACGGCTAACGTAGATGGTCTGGGAACGCTACGTATTTTAGAAGCGGTGCGTATTTTAGGGCTAGAGAAGAAAACGAAGATTTACCAAGCATCTACTTCCGAACTGTACGGATTAGTGCAGGAGGTTCCTCAAAGTGAAAAGACCCCGTTTTATCCGCGCTCACCTTACGCCGTAGCTAAAATGTACGGCTACTGGATTACCGTAAACTACCGCGAAGCCTACGATATGTACGCGGTCAACGGAATACTCTTCAACCACGAGTCGCCACTTCGGGGTGAGACATTCGTAACCCGTAAGATTACCCGGGCGGCAGCTCGAATTGCCCTCGGTTTACAAGATTGCTGCTACCTGGGGAACATGGATGCTAAACGCGACTGGGGTCACGCCAAAGACTACGTACAAGCAATGTGGCTCATTCTTCAGCAGGAAGTAGCCGAAGACTACGTAATCGCTACGGGAATGACTACCACCGTACGTGACTTTGTAAAAATGTCGTTCGCTGAACTAGGAATTGAACTTGCGTTTGAAGGCACCGCGGAAAACGAAACCGGAAAAGTAGTTAGCTGCTCCAATCCCGATTATCAGCTACCCGAAGGCAAAGTAGTGGTGCAGGTAGATCCTACGTATTATCGCCCTACCGAAGTGGAATTGCTCATTGGTGATCCTACCAAAGCAAAAGAACAATTAGGTTGGGAACTAGAGTTTGACTTGAAAGGCTTAGTAGAAGATATGATTCAATCGGATGTCGAGCTTTTCAAACGAGATAAATTCTTACTGAAAGGTGGGCACAAAGTGTTCAACTACCACGAATAA
- a CDS encoding ABC transporter permease codes for MNLPYFIAKRISKTENRSFSATINQIAVASIALGLALMIISFLILSGFRKEVKDKIYTFSGHIQVTKYTLNNAMQEEPVSLNNPLYRNPEQYDYIDHVQVFSHKAGILKSDTEWYGVFMKGVSPNFDSVRFKRNLEKGEFIQFNQDSTATTGYSTDVLISRKIANILEVDTGDAVRMYFVDPPTPRQRKLTVKGIYYTGLEEFDDQVIIGDIGLIQRLNNWSDTLVGGFEVYLTDTDDLAEAETMLQNELDYSLYVEKISDKYVQMFEWLELINNNVIIFLVLILFVACFNIVSILLILIMERTQMIGLLKAIGAKNRQIRRIFTYNGMRLIMRGMVLGNVIGIGFGVLQYYFKIVPLDPENYYMEFVPIQWDFTAILFVNALTFGTIGLVLSIPTAIILRIQPIRAIRFD; via the coding sequence TTGAATCTTCCCTATTTCATTGCCAAACGCATTAGTAAGACTGAGAATCGCTCATTTTCGGCTACAATCAACCAGATTGCAGTAGCGAGTATCGCACTTGGTCTGGCTCTGATGATTATTTCGTTCCTGATCTTAAGTGGCTTTCGGAAAGAGGTTAAGGATAAAATATACACGTTCAGCGGGCATATTCAGGTAACAAAGTATACACTGAACAATGCTATGCAAGAAGAACCGGTGTCGCTCAACAATCCGCTTTACCGGAACCCGGAACAATACGATTACATCGATCATGTGCAGGTATTCAGTCATAAGGCGGGCATTTTAAAATCAGATACCGAGTGGTACGGAGTTTTTATGAAGGGGGTTAGCCCTAACTTCGATAGTGTTCGCTTCAAGCGCAATTTAGAGAAGGGTGAGTTTATCCAATTTAATCAGGATTCTACCGCTACGACTGGTTACTCTACCGATGTGCTGATCAGCCGGAAGATTGCTAATATTTTGGAAGTAGATACGGGTGATGCGGTTCGGATGTATTTTGTTGATCCGCCTACTCCTCGCCAGCGTAAGCTTACCGTGAAAGGTATTTACTACACTGGGCTGGAAGAATTTGACGACCAGGTGATTATCGGCGACATTGGTTTAATTCAGCGTCTGAATAATTGGTCGGATACGCTGGTGGGTGGGTTTGAAGTTTATCTAACCGATACCGACGATTTGGCCGAAGCCGAAACCATGCTACAAAATGAGCTAGACTACAGTCTCTACGTAGAAAAAATCAGCGATAAGTACGTGCAAATGTTCGAGTGGCTGGAGCTGATTAACAATAATGTGATAATTTTTCTAGTGCTAATTCTCTTTGTGGCCTGCTTCAATATTGTCAGTATTCTGTTGATCTTAATTATGGAACGTACCCAGATGATTGGGTTACTCAAGGCTATTGGAGCCAAGAATCGACAGATTCGTCGGATATTTACCTACAACGGAATGCGGTTAATTATGCGGGGTATGGTATTGGGTAACGTTATTGGAATTGGTTTTGGAGTTTTGCAGTATTACTTCAAAATTGTACCGCTCGATCCGGAAAACTACTACATGGAGTTTGTGCCAATTCAGTGGGATTTCACCGCCATTCTGTTCGTAAATGCCCTTACGTTTGGTACTATCGGGTTGGTTCTCAGCATTCCGACCGCAATAATTTTGCGAATCCAACCCATTCGGGCTATTCGCTTTGACTAG
- a CDS encoding polyprenol monophosphomannose synthase produces the protein MRENLVIVPTYNEKENIQLLLSSILSLAVNFDVLVVDDGSPDGTADLVRDMQPGHDGRIHLIEREGKLGLGTAYIRGFQFALEQGYEYIFEMDADFSHDPADLVRLYRACADDGYDLAVGSRYVTGVNVVNWPIRRVLVSYFASQYVKFITGMPINDATAGFKCYHRSVLEAIRLNQLRFVGYAFQISMKFNAWMYGFKIKEVPIIFTDRTRGESKMSSKIFWEAFGGVIHMKVRSLFRKYHLPALASQSE, from the coding sequence TTGCGTGAAAATCTAGTTATTGTTCCTACGTACAACGAGAAAGAGAATATCCAACTGTTACTCAGCAGCATTTTATCGTTAGCCGTAAACTTTGATGTGCTGGTAGTAGATGATGGATCGCCCGATGGCACCGCCGACTTGGTGCGGGATATGCAACCGGGCCACGACGGCCGGATTCACCTGATTGAACGAGAGGGAAAACTGGGATTGGGAACGGCCTACATTCGCGGGTTTCAGTTCGCTCTGGAGCAGGGCTACGAGTACATTTTTGAAATGGATGCAGATTTCTCGCATGATCCGGCTGACTTGGTGCGGCTTTACCGAGCCTGTGCCGACGATGGGTACGATTTGGCCGTAGGCTCGCGCTACGTAACTGGCGTAAATGTAGTTAACTGGCCCATTCGCCGAGTATTGGTATCGTATTTTGCCAGCCAATACGTAAAGTTTATTACCGGAATGCCAATTAATGATGCTACGGCTGGGTTCAAATGCTACCATAGAAGCGTACTGGAAGCCATTCGCCTGAACCAGCTTCGGTTTGTAGGTTACGCCTTTCAAATTTCTATGAAATTCAATGCCTGGATGTACGGCTTCAAAATTAAAGAAGTACCGATTATCTTCACCGATCGCACCCGAGGGGAATCTAAAATGTCGTCAAAAATTTTCTGGGAAGCTTTCGGCGGGGTAATCCATATGAAGGTTCGTAGTCTTTTTCGAAAGTATCACCTTCCTGCATTGGCTAGTCAAAGCGAATAG